In a single window of the Globicephala melas chromosome 10, mGloMel1.2, whole genome shotgun sequence genome:
- the NUP107 gene encoding nuclear pore complex protein Nup107 isoform X7, protein MVTNLDDSNWAAAFSSQRAGLFTNTEPHSVTEDVTLSAVMLREDDPGEAASMSMFSDFLQSFLKHSSTTVFDLVEEYENICSSQVNILSKIVSRATPGLQKFSKTASMLWLLQQEMVTWRLLASLYRDRIQSALEDESMFVITVLNASEKAVVEALFQRDSLVRQSQLVVDWLESIAKDEIGDFSDNIEFYAKSVYWENTLHTLKQRQLSSYIGSVRPLVTELDPDAPIRQKMPLDDLDREDEVRLLKYLFTLIRAGMTEEAQRLCKRCGQAWRAATLEGWKLYHDPNVNGGTELEHVEGNPYRCIWKISCWRMAEDELFNRYERAIYAALSGNLKQLLPVCDTWEDTVWAYFRVMVDSLVEQEIRTSVITLDETEELPREYLEANWTLEKVFEELQATDKKRVLEENQEHYHIVQKFLILGDIDGLMDEFSKWLSKSRNNLPGHLLRFMTHLILFFRTLGLQTKEEVSIEVLKTYIQLLINEKHTNLIAFYTCHLPQDLAVAQYALFLEGVTEFEQRHHCLELAKEADLDIATITKTVVENIRKKDNGEFSHHDLAPALDTGTTEEDRLKIDVIDWLVFDPSQRAEALKQGNAIMRKFLASKKHEAAKEVFVKIPQDSIAEIYNQWEEQGMESPLPAEDDNAIREHLCIRAYLEAHETFNEWFKHMNSAPQKPTLTPQATFTEKVAHEHKEKKYEMDYGIWKGHLDALTADVKEKMYNVLLFVDGGWMVDVREKQNMCNEVVLPVHLSPHPDASSQQESLLVDAEEDHERTYQMVLLRKLCLPMLCFLLHTILHSTGQYQECLQLADMVSSERHKLYLVFSKEELRKLLQKLRESSLMLLDQGLDPLGYEIQS, encoded by the exons CATCCATGAGTATGTTTTCTGATTTCCTGCAGTCTTTTTTGAAGCACTCTTCAACTACAGTTTTTGACCTTGTGGAAGAGTATGAAAACATTTGTAGTAGTCAG gTGAATATACTGAGTAAAATAGTGAGCCGAGCAACACCTGGACttcaaaagttttcaaaaacaGCCAGTATGCTCTGGCTTCTTCAACAGGAGATGGTCACATGGAGGCTGCTGGCTTCTTTGTATAG AGACAGAATACAGTCTGCATTAGAAGATGAAAGTATGTTTGTAATTACT gttcTTAATGCCAGTGAAAAAGCAGTTGTGGAAGCATTATTTCAGAGAGATTCACTTGTCCGACAAAGTCAG CTGGTGGTAGATTGGTTGGAGAGCATTGCCAAAGATGAGATTGGAGATTTTTCGGATAATATTGAGTTTTATGCAAAGTCAGTATATTG GGAAAATACTCTGCATACCTTGAAACAGCGGCAGCTCTCTTCTTACATAGGAAGTGTCCGTCCTCTTGTCACTGAATTG gACCCTGATGCTCCCATAAGACAGAAGATGCCCCTTGATGATCTGGATAGAGAAGATGAAGTCAGATTACTTAAATATCTTTTCACTCTGATTCGTGCTGGAATGACAGAAGAG GCACAACGACTCTGCAAACGCTGTGGTCAGGCATGGAGAGCTGCAACACTTGAAGGCTGGAAGCTCTATCATGACCCCAATGTTAACGGAg GAACAGAATTAGAACATGTTGAAGGGAATCCATATAGATGCATTTGGAAAATAAGTTGTTGGAGAATGGCGGAAGAT GAGCTTTTTAATAGATATGAGAGAGCAATTTATGCAGCTTTAAGTGGGAATCTCAAGCAG CTGCTTCCTGTCTGTGACACCTGGGAAGACACAGTGTGGGCCTACTTTCGGGTGATGGTGGACAGTCTGGTAGAACAGGAGATCCGGACATCAGTAATAACTCTAGATGAAACTGAAGAACTCCCTAGAGAATATTTGGAGGCAAA TTGGACTTTAGAAAAGGTTTTTGAAGAACTTCAAGCTACTGataaaaag AGAGTTCTGGAAGAGAATCAAGAACATTATCATATAGTTCAAAAATTCCTTATCCTGGGAGACATTGATg GTCTGATGGATGAATTTAGCAAATGGCTTTCCAAAAGCAGAAACAATCTACCTGGACACCTCCTTCGCTTCATGACTCACCTCATTTTGTTTTTCCGCACTCTGGGACTACAgaccaaa GAAGAAGTTTCCATTGAGGTTTTAAAGACATACATACAG cttttAATAAATGAGAAACATACAAATCTCATAGCATTTTATACCTGTCATTTGCCTCAAGACCTCGCTGTTGCCCAGTATGCATTATTTTTGGAAGGTGTTACAGAATTTGAACAGCGCCACCATTGCCTGGAGCTGGCTAAAGAAGCAG ATTTGGATATTGCAACTATAACAAAAACCGTAGTTGAGAATATTCGGAAGAAAGATAATGGTGAATTCAGTCATCATGACCTGGCCCCAGCCCTAGATACTGGCACTACTGAG GAGGACCGTTTAAAAATCGATGTAATTGACTGGTTGGTATTTGACCCATCGCAGAGGGCGGAAGCACTAAAACAAGGCAATGCCATAATGAGGAAATTCTTGG CATCAAAAAAGCACGAAGCTGCAAAAGAAGTATTTGTGAAAATTCCTCAGGATTCAATAGCAGAAATCTATAACCAGTGGGAGGAACAAGGAATGgagagcccacttcctgctgAAGATGATAACGCTATCCGAGAACACTTGTGCATTAGAGCTTACTTG gAAGCCCATGAAACCTTTAATGAGTGGTTTAAGCATATGAATTCAGCTCCACAAAAACCTACTTTGACACCTCAAGCAACTTTTACTGAGAAAGTGGCTCatgaacacaaagaaaagaaatatgaa ATGGATTATGGTATTTGGAAAGGGCATTTGGATGCCCTAACTGCTGATGTGAAGGAGAAAATGTACAATGTCTTGTTGTTTGTTGATGgagggtggatggtggatgttaGAGAG aaacaaaatatgtgcaatgAAGTTGTCCTCCCTGTGCACCTCTCCCCTCATCCTGATGCTTCTTCCCAGCAGGAATCACTGCTGGTG GATGCTGAGGAAGACCATGAAAGAACATATCAAATGGTTTTACTGAGAAAGCTTTGTCTGCCAATGTTGTGTTTTCTGCTTCACACCATATTGCATAGTACCGGTCAGTATCAGGAATGCCTGCAGTTAGCGGATATGGTATCCTCTGAGCGCCACAAGCTGTATCTG gtgttTTCTAAGGAAGAACTAAGGAAATTGCTACAGAAGTTAAGAGAATCCTCTCTAATGCTCCTAGACCAGGGACTTGATCCATTAGGATATGAAATTCAGTCATAA